A stretch of the Chlorobiota bacterium genome encodes the following:
- a CDS encoding ATP-dependent Clp protease proteolytic subunit, with protein MIPRIVERTSRGEEVWDPFSRLLKDRIIMLDSPITDEVASIVIAELLFLESEDPTKDIVMYINSPGGSVSAGLAIYDTMQFIRAEVSTICIGMAASMAQVLLCAGAKGKRMALPNSRIMMHQPSGGTQGQTTEIEIYLKEMLRMREQLYRIISAHTEKSIDQILKDAERDNWMSPQDALEYGLIDTVLASRKEAGVLIPAIPSTTASQKILIENTPISEPKEKSE; from the coding sequence ATTATTCCACGTATTGTTGAAAGAACTTCCAGAGGAGAAGAAGTTTGGGATCCATTTAGTAGATTATTGAAGGACCGCATTATAATGTTAGATTCCCCAATAACAGATGAGGTAGCAAGCATTGTTATTGCTGAACTTTTATTTTTAGAAAGTGAAGACCCGACTAAAGATATTGTAATGTATATTAATTCTCCAGGAGGATCAGTATCTGCTGGACTAGCAATATATGATACTATGCAATTTATTAGAGCAGAAGTATCAACTATTTGTATTGGAATGGCAGCCTCAATGGCTCAAGTATTGTTATGTGCAGGTGCAAAAGGCAAAAGAATGGCTTTACCAAATAGTAGAATTATGATGCATCAGCCTTCAGGAGGAACTCAAGGGCAAACAACTGAAATTGAAATTTACTTAAAAGAGATGTTAAGAATGAGAGAACAATTATATAGAATAATTTCTGCTCATACCGAAAAGTCAATAGATCAAATTTTAAAAGATGCCGAACGAGATAATTGGATGTCGCCTCAAGATGCTTTAGAATATGGATTAATTGACACAGTATTAGCTAGCAGAAAAGAGGCTGGAGTACTTATTCCTGCAATTCCTTCAACAACAGCTTCTCAGAAAATATTGATTGAAAATACTCCTATTTCAGAACCAAAGGAAAAGAGTGAATAA
- the tig gene encoding trigger factor, with translation MQSTLREVSGVKRELDMIISSEETAPHIAQAYHQAQSKVNLKGYRQGRVPQDVIRKLMGKDIDQEAYEKCINQQFASWVESGGVSPIGYPGIVKLDKKLDGGIECTISFEVYPSFSINEYKGISAKRYFHEVTDEDVENEVSRMQESQATFEDTSVIENENHFVKITMTRIDESGNTAEDAVPFPSNLYLKNPKADKKLVDSLIGKNTGDNFTYEVDDKTENKVINFKLEVGEIKKVVLPEVNDELLQKLSGDDKLTLEGFKSEAKRKIDFDTAKYYEELFHNELVAKLVESHKDTFEVPDSVTQQIMMDLVNSKKDKKGELPKGFDIDKFVVENEERARETGRWAIIRDKIIELENIIVEDIDIEDYAEMQAQQYGTDTATLTNFFKENEQVKNQILTIKTLQFLEDNAVIEEVQDTTITNKQNDLIHSDHNHSEHGHSEHDHNHDEENHVH, from the coding sequence ATGCAGTCAACATTACGTGAAGTTAGCGGTGTTAAACGCGAACTTGATATGATAATTTCAAGTGAAGAAACAGCCCCACATATTGCTCAAGCATATCATCAAGCTCAATCAAAAGTAAATCTTAAGGGTTACCGTCAGGGTAGAGTACCTCAAGATGTAATTCGTAAATTGATGGGAAAAGATATTGATCAAGAAGCATATGAAAAATGTATCAACCAACAGTTTGCATCTTGGGTTGAATCTGGTGGTGTTTCACCAATTGGATATCCTGGAATAGTTAAACTTGACAAAAAGTTGGATGGTGGAATTGAATGCACTATCTCATTCGAAGTTTATCCAAGTTTTAGTATAAATGAATATAAAGGTATTTCTGCAAAGAGATATTTTCATGAAGTAACAGATGAAGATGTTGAGAATGAAGTTTCAAGAATGCAAGAGTCTCAAGCAACTTTTGAAGATACATCTGTAATTGAAAATGAAAATCACTTTGTTAAGATTACAATGACTAGAATTGATGAATCAGGTAATACTGCTGAAGATGCCGTTCCATTCCCTTCAAATCTATATTTAAAGAATCCAAAAGCAGATAAAAAATTAGTAGATTCTTTAATAGGAAAAAATACAGGTGATAATTTTACATACGAAGTTGATGATAAAACAGAAAACAAAGTAATTAATTTCAAATTAGAAGTTGGAGAAATTAAAAAAGTAGTTTTACCAGAAGTAAATGATGAGCTATTACAGAAATTATCAGGAGATGATAAATTAACATTAGAAGGATTCAAATCTGAGGCTAAAAGAAAAATTGATTTTGATACTGCTAAGTATTACGAAGAATTGTTTCATAACGAATTGGTTGCAAAATTAGTCGAATCCCATAAAGACACATTTGAAGTTCCTGATTCAGTAACACAACAGATTATGATGGATTTAGTTAATAGTAAAAAAGATAAAAAAGGAGAACTTCCAAAAGGATTTGATATTGATAAATTTGTTGTAGAAAATGAAGAAAGAGCTCGTGAAACAGGAAGATGGGCTATTATTAGAGATAAAATTATTGAACTTGAAAATATTATTGTTGAAGATATTGACATTGAAGATTATGCAGAAATGCAAGCACAACAATATGGAACTGATACTGCAACATTAACAAATTTCTTTAAAGAAAACGAACAAGTTAAGAATCAAATATTAACAATTAAGACTTTACAATTCTTAGAAGATAATGCCGTCATTGAAGAAGTTCAGGATACAACAATCACTAATAAACAAAATGATTTAATACATAGTGATCATAATCATTCTGAACATGGACATTCAGAACATGATCATAATCATGATGAAGAAAATCACGTTCATTAA
- a CDS encoding VCBS repeat-containing protein, protein MKTSFYFLLSFFLFVNYAYSQDTTWFKDVTAASKLNSVKSGQISSVDLNGDDYPDLILTNLAYDRTMKTRIYYNFDNPDSSNPKARIFVDVTDSISVYVNRDPAVKGRVADVWATADFNNDGYNDIITGIFFYDVKTFKDVGDRAEILLNDGTGRYNLVQNSGLNDLNTFVGGLYDGYNKYPCTGYCFLDYDLDGNIDIYVTVFSVDHGANLWVPGFLLKGNGDGTFKDVSESAGLYNVQEPCYGASITDWNNDGFQDIVTSPYCRTDGTLWKNNGNGTFDNFTEGSGYTATNGMHGNIDGGGSAPNYLWFPREVCQWEALPCDFDNDGDMDIAQMLVHGGLDPQEAHSPLTLNSGIDSSYKLHWDLNKFDRPLITGTIIKKDTLKKDTSWSNQYGNFSLKKGSIIFLSNYGHLGDQAGSWFDMDGDMLQDFVLSTTGYDATNDRCYIEHQNKDHSFTEIANKLKLRTILKETHSNRPLDFDLDGDDDWLIEYAPRTANANSGRVWLFENRIAELNNHTSIKLIAPKGCNKNCIGARIYVTSGGTTQMRDIQSGVGRWGMTSPFILNFGLEKNTIIDSIVVRWPKKGLPKTTIKNPAINKMLLITESGLSNVDNKIDKTRNLSFFPNPAVNSITAELPFSFLNNSSLLVFNSFGKKVCELEVKNSNQRIRLPIENFISGKYFVKISDSEGKSLESSFIIEK, encoded by the coding sequence ATGAAAACTAGTTTTTACTTTTTACTCTCATTTTTTCTATTTGTTAATTACGCTTATTCTCAAGATACTACTTGGTTTAAAGATGTGACAGCAGCATCAAAATTAAATAGTGTTAAATCTGGTCAAATTAGTTCAGTTGATTTGAATGGAGATGATTACCCTGACTTAATTCTAACGAACCTTGCTTATGATAGAACAATGAAAACTAGAATTTATTATAACTTTGATAACCCTGATTCTTCAAACCCAAAAGCTAGAATATTTGTTGATGTAACCGATAGTATTAGTGTTTATGTAAACAGAGATCCTGCTGTAAAGGGTAGAGTTGCTGATGTTTGGGCTACTGCTGATTTTAACAATGATGGGTATAATGATATTATAACAGGTATATTTTTTTATGATGTAAAAACTTTTAAAGACGTTGGGGATAGAGCTGAAATACTTTTAAATGATGGTACGGGTAGATACAATCTTGTTCAAAATAGTGGGTTAAATGATTTAAATACTTTTGTTGGTGGGCTTTATGATGGTTATAATAAATACCCTTGTACTGGATATTGCTTTTTAGATTATGATCTTGATGGTAATATCGATATTTATGTTACTGTATTTTCAGTTGATCATGGTGCAAATTTGTGGGTACCAGGTTTTTTATTAAAGGGTAACGGAGATGGTACATTCAAAGATGTTTCAGAAAGTGCTGGGCTTTATAATGTTCAAGAGCCATGTTATGGTGCAAGTATTACTGATTGGAATAATGATGGATTTCAGGATATTGTTACTTCACCTTATTGTAGAACTGATGGTACACTTTGGAAAAATAATGGAAATGGAACATTTGATAACTTTACTGAAGGATCAGGTTATACTGCAACTAATGGAATGCATGGTAATATAGATGGTGGTGGGTCTGCTCCAAATTATTTGTGGTTCCCAAGAGAAGTTTGTCAATGGGAAGCGTTACCTTGTGATTTTGATAATGATGGTGATATGGATATAGCTCAAATGCTTGTACACGGTGGTTTGGATCCTCAAGAAGCTCATTCACCTTTAACTCTTAATTCTGGAATTGATAGTTCTTATAAACTACATTGGGACTTAAATAAATTTGATAGACCGTTAATAACTGGAACTATTATTAAAAAAGATACTTTAAAAAAAGATACTTCTTGGAGCAATCAATATGGAAATTTTAGTTTAAAAAAAGGATCTATAATTTTTCTTTCAAATTATGGACATCTTGGAGACCAAGCTGGATCTTGGTTTGATATGGACGGAGATATGCTTCAAGACTTTGTGTTAAGCACTACTGGTTATGATGCCACGAACGATAGATGTTACATTGAACATCAGAACAAAGATCATTCATTCACAGAGATTGCAAATAAATTAAAACTTAGAACTATATTAAAAGAAACTCATTCAAACAGACCTTTAGATTTTGATTTAGATGGGGATGATGATTGGTTAATTGAATATGCTCCAAGAACTGCAAATGCTAATTCAGGTAGAGTTTGGTTGTTTGAAAATAGAATAGCTGAATTAAATAATCATACATCAATCAAATTAATTGCCCCAAAAGGTTGTAATAAAAATTGTATTGGTGCAAGAATTTATGTTACTTCAGGAGGTACAACTCAAATGAGGGATATTCAATCTGGTGTTGGAAGATGGGGGATGACAAGTCCTTTTATTCTAAATTTTGGATTAGAAAAAAATACAATTATTGATTCTATTGTTGTTAGATGGCCAAAGAAAGGGTTACCTAAAACAACAATTAAAAATCCTGCAATTAATAAAATGTTATTGATTACTGAATCTGGACTTTCAAATGTTGATAATAAAATTGATAAAACTAGGAATTTATCTTTCTTCCCAAATCCAGCTGTTAACTCTATTACAGCAGAATTGCCTTTTTCTTTTTTAAATAATTCGTCTCTTCTAGTATTCAATTCATTTGGCAAAAAAGTATGTGAATTAGAAGTTAAAAATTCTAATCAAAGAATTAGATTGCCAATTGAGAACTTTATATCAGGAAAATATTTTGTTAAAATTAGTGATTCAGAAGGGAAGTCTTTGGAATCTTCATTCATAATTGAAAAATAA
- a CDS encoding decaprenyl-phosphate phosphoribosyltransferase, whose translation MMLNQLFKLIRPTHWIKNAFVFAALVYSKELSQSNLIFQSVLTFITFCFVSSSIYILNDIRDKDSDSLHPVKKTRPIASGRISIKNALFLLSILLTIATLILYFIPFNAVVFILIYAGINTAYSFGLKNVVLLDIFIIAGGFMLRMLAGAAAISVEVSSWLIICTLFISLFLAIMKRRGELRKSYKGNETRKVLKDYSEELIRIVLSTSVAGSIMSYTLYTVSEHTIEYFHSNKMILTVPIVMYGIFRYIYIDEKLQNSEDTVNAILQDKGLLICGLVWIISTLVIIYG comes from the coding sequence ATGATGCTTAATCAATTATTTAAACTGATTCGACCTACTCATTGGATAAAAAATGCATTTGTATTTGCAGCTTTAGTTTATAGTAAAGAGCTTTCTCAAAGTAATTTGATTTTTCAATCAGTTCTTACTTTTATTACATTTTGTTTTGTAAGTTCTAGCATTTATATCTTAAATGACATACGAGATAAAGATTCAGATTCATTACATCCAGTAAAAAAAACTCGACCAATTGCATCTGGTAGAATTAGTATTAAAAATGCATTGTTTCTGTTAAGTATTCTATTAACTATTGCTACATTAATTTTATATTTTATTCCCTTTAATGCTGTTGTCTTCATATTAATTTATGCAGGTATTAATACAGCCTATTCATTTGGATTAAAAAATGTTGTATTATTAGATATATTTATTATTGCTGGTGGATTTATGCTTAGAATGCTTGCAGGGGCAGCTGCTATTAGTGTAGAGGTTTCTTCATGGTTAATTATATGTACATTGTTTATATCTCTTTTTTTAGCAATTATGAAAAGAAGAGGAGAATTAAGAAAATCTTATAAAGGAAATGAAACAAGAAAAGTACTAAAAGATTATTCTGAAGAATTGATTAGAATTGTATTATCAACTTCTGTTGCTGGATCAATAATGAGTTACACCTTATATACAGTAAGCGAACATACAATTGAGTATTTCCATAGCAATAAAATGATTTTAACTGTTCCAATTGTAATGTATGGTATTTTTAGGTATATATACATTGATGAAAAACTTCAAAATTCAGAAGATACAGTCAATGCAATTTTACAAGATAAAGGATTATTAATATGTGGATTGGTTTGGATAATTAGTACATTAGTAATCATTTATGGGTAG
- a CDS encoding sodium-dependent bicarbonate transport family permease — protein MDFHLLVTNITNPTLLFFILGIVATLVKSDLEIPASTSKFISIYLLFSIGFKGGQELAISTFNTEIIYSILYGLFIASIIPIYVFFILKKKMDISNAVAVASAYGSVSAVTFVSAVAFLEAQTITYNGHMVAVMALMESPAIIVGVILMMKFDKSSNENTKLGSIIKHSITNGSVLIILGSLIIGLIADTKQAEGIKPFTNDIFKGFLAIFLLEMGMVTASRFSAFKKYGLFLTLFAIIVPLINGSLVAMLSSIVTNNPGNRFIFAILAASASYIAVPAAMRLVAPKSDPGLFMTMALGITFPFNITIGMPIYYSIINHFS, from the coding sequence ATGGATTTCCATTTATTAGTTACAAACATTACAAACCCAACTTTACTTTTCTTTATATTAGGTATTGTTGCAACACTTGTAAAAAGTGATCTTGAAATTCCTGCCTCAACAAGTAAATTTATTTCAATATATCTTTTATTTTCGATTGGATTTAAAGGTGGACAAGAATTAGCAATAAGTACATTTAATACAGAGATAATTTATTCTATTTTATACGGTTTGTTTATTGCTTCAATCATTCCAATTTATGTTTTTTTTATTTTAAAGAAAAAAATGGATATAAGCAATGCTGTAGCAGTTGCATCAGCTTATGGTTCAGTTAGTGCTGTTACTTTCGTTTCAGCAGTTGCATTTTTAGAAGCTCAAACAATAACATATAATGGACATATGGTTGCTGTTATGGCATTGATGGAATCTCCAGCAATAATTGTAGGAGTAATTTTAATGATGAAATTTGATAAATCATCAAATGAAAATACTAAACTTGGAAGCATTATTAAGCATTCAATAACTAACGGAAGTGTATTGATAATTTTAGGTAGTTTAATCATTGGGTTAATTGCAGATACCAAACAAGCAGAAGGAATTAAGCCATTTACAAATGATATATTCAAAGGGTTCTTAGCAATTTTCTTACTTGAAATGGGAATGGTTACTGCATCTAGATTTTCAGCATTTAAAAAGTATGGTTTATTTCTAACACTTTTTGCAATAATTGTTCCATTAATAAATGGAAGTTTGGTTGCAATGTTAAGTTCAATTGTAACTAATAATCCTGGCAATAGATTTATTTTTGCAATTCTTGCTGCAAGTGCTTCTTATATAGCAGTTCCAGCAGCTATGCGCTTGGTGGCACCTAAATCAGATCCTGGACTCTTTATGACCATGGCATTAGGAATTACATTCCCATTCAATATAACAATTGGTATGCCAATTTATTACTCAATTATTAACCACTTCAGTTAA
- a CDS encoding PKD domain-containing protein, with the protein MKHLFSIFLFSISLFLFSSCQESSVGPNDNSGSISIGTFIPINQISVPTGGGVISVKSGDSSINGLKITVPSVAYTIDKNFNISYANIIKHSFGANFNPISPLIKISNNGGYSNDIMIIKVPCKVPSGSFAMGFFYDEKSGKLEGLPIISFDSNSVTIATRHFASSTLNNGLYKIASNNNLESFSNLVISSIKESTLKATPIISSGYKPKVDDWEFVNYGSYLAPGGHCAGQTMTSMWYYYEQKKSQGNLYHKYDKVNLSNDKLWQDNPKGFRFASVVQEDIDFDSWNFNNQRNYIDTNTSFDELKFKALAYAMVLTGEPQFVAIWNLNVVNGKSSLGGHALTAYSVDYNSGKISIADPNFPGIPQEITFDWNTKKYNPYMGKANATDAPHPYKFISYYAKTALINWDVIGNRWQEFQNGTIGKVNPNAFPAYQIWVDDGTGYELGDTLNTDADSVVLEVVCPTADVSFNRDNKKFIGLNAYNENGDIASVFGTGSKLAQTKLKKALSPGENRIGLYIFSWRNGFLDNPTTYTQKFVDFKWITIYKQSLEIKTTEKNGAPIDTNGLPNIDYKFVAKTNKTAPTNVKYVWNFGDETEPITVLNDSTIEHKFENVGSYVIELKIYNNTTGKIALQGKVNANIGSSFMDILRSTNITWGGLYQLKDGSTNLDDWPIRLSNGDPLNNIGATNQSQSSKSLSKINWDKDKFSTNWQEDLITGFDTKVVASISGVIDSIKETVKTMEISYKITVKLDDGRVFSESIYNISLNNIPLEILSNTLVMGEFSGNDIQNHIKINSYSLRLLISGEYEYRTISTINWTNAKLHASFRLVN; encoded by the coding sequence ATGAAACATCTTTTTTCGATTTTTTTGTTTTCTATTTCTCTCTTTTTATTTTCTAGTTGTCAAGAAAGTAGCGTTGGTCCTAATGATAACTCTGGTTCTATTTCCATTGGCACTTTCATTCCTATTAATCAGATTTCTGTCCCAACTGGCGGAGGAGTTATTTCTGTGAAAAGTGGTGACTCTTCTATAAATGGTTTGAAAATTACTGTACCTTCTGTTGCTTATACTATTGATAAGAATTTTAATATCTCTTATGCAAATATTATTAAACATTCTTTTGGTGCAAATTTTAATCCTATTTCTCCATTAATTAAAATTTCTAATAACGGTGGTTATTCAAATGATATTATGATTATCAAAGTTCCTTGCAAAGTTCCTTCTGGATCATTTGCTATGGGTTTCTTTTATGATGAAAAGTCTGGCAAACTTGAAGGTTTGCCTATTATCAGTTTTGATTCTAATTCTGTAACTATTGCTACAAGACATTTTGCTTCATCAACTCTTAACAACGGATTGTATAAAATTGCTTCTAACAATAATCTTGAATCTTTTTCAAATTTAGTTATTAGCTCTATTAAAGAATCTACTTTAAAAGCAACCCCTATTATTTCTTCTGGGTATAAACCTAAGGTTGATGATTGGGAATTTGTTAACTATGGTTCTTACCTTGCTCCTGGTGGGCATTGTGCTGGGCAAACTATGACTTCTATGTGGTATTATTATGAACAGAAAAAATCTCAAGGGAATCTTTATCACAAATACGATAAAGTTAATTTATCTAATGATAAGTTATGGCAAGATAATCCCAAAGGTTTCAGATTTGCTTCTGTTGTTCAAGAAGATATTGACTTTGATTCTTGGAATTTTAATAATCAAAGAAACTACATTGATACTAATACAAGTTTTGATGAACTTAAATTTAAGGCTTTAGCTTATGCTATGGTTTTAACTGGAGAACCTCAATTTGTTGCTATTTGGAATCTCAATGTTGTTAATGGAAAGAGCTCGTTAGGCGGACATGCTTTAACTGCTTATAGTGTTGATTACAACTCTGGCAAGATTTCTATTGCTGATCCTAATTTCCCTGGTATTCCTCAAGAAATTACTTTTGATTGGAATACTAAAAAATATAATCCTTATATGGGGAAAGCTAATGCAACTGATGCACCACATCCATATAAATTTATATCATATTATGCAAAAACTGCTCTTATAAATTGGGATGTAATTGGTAATAGATGGCAGGAATTTCAGAATGGAACTATTGGTAAAGTTAATCCAAATGCTTTTCCTGCTTATCAAATTTGGGTTGATGATGGAACTGGTTATGAATTAGGAGATACTCTAAATACCGATGCTGATTCTGTTGTTCTTGAAGTTGTTTGCCCTACTGCTGATGTATCTTTTAATCGTGATAACAAAAAATTTATTGGACTTAATGCTTATAATGAAAATGGTGATATTGCATCAGTTTTTGGAACTGGATCAAAACTAGCTCAAACAAAACTTAAAAAAGCATTATCACCAGGTGAGAATAGAATTGGCTTGTACATTTTTTCTTGGAGGAATGGGTTTTTGGATAATCCAACTACTTATACACAAAAATTTGTAGATTTCAAATGGATAACTATTTACAAACAATCACTTGAAATTAAAACAACAGAAAAAAATGGAGCACCAATAGATACAAATGGTTTGCCAAATATAGATTATAAATTTGTAGCTAAAACTAATAAAACTGCACCAACAAATGTAAAATATGTCTGGAATTTTGGAGATGAAACAGAACCAATTACAGTATTAAATGATAGCACAATTGAACATAAATTCGAGAATGTTGGCTCTTATGTTATTGAGCTGAAAATATATAATAACACAACTGGTAAAATTGCTTTGCAAGGTAAAGTTAATGCTAATATTGGGAGTAGTTTTATGGATATATTAAGATCAACTAACATAACTTGGGGAGGATTATACCAATTGAAAGATGGATCAACAAATTTAGATGATTGGCCAATTAGGCTTAGTAATGGAGATCCATTAAATAACATAGGTGCTACAAATCAAAGCCAATCTTCTAAATCACTTTCAAAAATTAACTGGGATAAAGATAAATTTTCTACAAATTGGCAGGAAGATTTAATAACAGGATTTGATACAAAAGTAGTTGCTAGTATTTCTGGAGTAATAGATAGTATTAAAGAGACAGTTAAAACTATGGAGATATCTTATAAAATTACTGTTAAATTAGATGATGGGAGAGTATTTAGTGAATCAATTTACAATATCAGTTTGAACAATATACCATTAGAAATATTAAGTAATACGTTAGTTATGGGTGAATTTAGTGGAAATGATATTCAAAACCATATTAAAATTAACTCATATTCATTAAGATTATTAATTTCAGGTGAATATGAGTACAGAACCATAAGTACAATAAATTGGACCAATGCAAAACTCCATGCAAGTTTTAGATTAGTAAATTAA
- a CDS encoding aminopeptidase, translating to MYDSRNKELADKIINYSTQTKEGDKVMVELQGINGIHLAQEMTRAILSKKAIPFIFVKDVEIDRMMRESGTTELWSSLRDNFGLPVMKEMDVYIGIRASENIYELSNASPESSKAYNQEYGHPVHTRERVNNTRWCVMRYPSPAFAMNAKMTSSQFADYYYKACLLDYSLLNERMKPLHELLSKTKEVHLVGEGTDIKIGIEGQNWVPCAGDLNIPDGEIFTSPIINQVNGCISYAPTVYDGKPFDDIRLVVKDGVIVDCKSNNQIALENILNTDEGSRRFGEFAIGTNPHIEKPMYDILFDEKIWGSIHLTPGQSYDIAPNGNHSAVHWDLVCIGSDLYFDDVLVRKGRKYVHPDLIPLNPENF from the coding sequence ATGTACGATTCAAGAAACAAAGAATTAGCAGATAAAATAATAAATTATTCAACTCAAACTAAAGAGGGAGATAAAGTTATGGTTGAGTTGCAAGGTATTAATGGAATACATCTAGCTCAAGAAATGACTAGAGCAATTTTATCTAAAAAAGCAATACCGTTCATTTTTGTTAAAGATGTTGAAATTGACAGAATGATGAGAGAAAGTGGGACTACTGAATTATGGTCTTCTTTAAGAGACAACTTTGGATTACCTGTTATGAAAGAAATGGATGTTTATATTGGTATTCGTGCTTCTGAAAATATTTATGAATTGAGTAATGCCTCACCTGAAAGTTCAAAAGCTTATAATCAAGAATACGGACATCCAGTTCACACTAGAGAAAGAGTTAATAATACACGTTGGTGCGTAATGCGATATCCATCCCCAGCATTTGCTATGAATGCTAAAATGACTTCATCTCAGTTTGCTGATTATTATTATAAAGCTTGTTTATTAGATTATTCTTTGTTAAATGAAAGGATGAAACCTCTTCATGAATTGTTATCAAAAACTAAAGAAGTTCATTTAGTAGGTGAAGGAACAGATATTAAAATTGGAATTGAAGGTCAAAATTGGGTGCCATGTGCAGGAGATTTAAATATTCCAGATGGTGAAATATTTACTAGTCCTATTATAAATCAAGTGAATGGATGCATTAGTTATGCCCCTACAGTGTATGATGGAAAGCCATTTGATGATATCAGATTAGTTGTGAAAGATGGGGTTATTGTAGATTGTAAATCAAACAACCAAATAGCACTAGAAAATATTTTAAACACAGATGAAGGTTCACGCAGATTTGGAGAGTTTGCTATTGGCACAAATCCTCATATTGAAAAACCAATGTATGATATTCTTTTTGATGAAAAAATTTGGGGGTCAATTCATTTAACTCCAGGTCAAAGTTATGATATTGCTCCAAATGGTAATCACAGCGCTGTTCATTGGGACTTGGTTTGTATTGGCAGTGATTTATATTTTGATGATGTTTTAGTTCGTAAAGGTCGCAAATATGTTCATCCTGATCTTATTCCATTAAACCCAGAAAATTTTTAA
- a CDS encoding HAD family hydrolase encodes MIKVVTIDFWDTLFSESGNGGLREEARMKAIYNVIENNNYKYDSVTVYSAYKHLWDYFDIQWLENQRTPNSYELCNVLFNKLNIEIPEPELFNLSQIFRKGILQHPPGILPNVKTGLEYLSSKYILVIISDTAFSGGIELRELMKSTGIYNHFSNFIFSDEVGSAKPNKLLFEKALEPFSVLPIEAIHIGDIERTDIVGANNFGMKSIIYKGGGKHKYAVAESNAHYILNNWNEIETIFNNL; translated from the coding sequence ATGATAAAAGTAGTTACGATTGATTTTTGGGACACATTATTTTCTGAAAGTGGGAATGGAGGTTTAAGAGAGGAAGCAAGGATGAAAGCAATATATAATGTTATTGAAAACAATAATTATAAATATGATTCTGTTACAGTTTATAGTGCATACAAGCACTTGTGGGATTACTTTGATATTCAATGGTTAGAGAATCAACGTACGCCAAATTCTTATGAATTATGCAATGTATTATTTAATAAGTTAAACATTGAAATTCCAGAACCTGAATTATTCAATTTATCTCAGATATTCAGAAAAGGAATTCTTCAACATCCTCCTGGGATTTTACCAAATGTTAAAACTGGTTTAGAATATTTATCATCAAAATACATACTTGTTATAATTTCAGATACTGCATTTTCTGGAGGTATAGAATTAAGAGAACTTATGAAAAGTACAGGAATTTATAATCATTTTTCAAATTTTATTTTTAGTGATGAAGTAGGTAGTGCTAAGCCAAATAAATTATTATTTGAAAAAGCATTGGAACCTTTTTCAGTATTACCAATTGAAGCAATTCATATTGGGGACATTGAACGAACAGATATTGTAGGAGCAAATAATTTTGGTATGAAAAGTATAATATATAAAGGTGGAGGAAAACACAAATATGCAGTAGCTGAATCTAATGCACATTACATATTAAATAATTGGAATGAAATAGAAACAATATTTAATAATCTTTAA